From the genome of Labeo rohita strain BAU-BD-2019 chromosome 12, IGBB_LRoh.1.0, whole genome shotgun sequence:
tgtcagggcatggtgccgaagacaTACCGAATTTCACGATACGCCAACGCGTTcggaaaatatattattttattataaaattcaaaatggccaaCATGGGAAAACTGGGTATGGTTCGACTCAGCATGCTCCTCCGAATCTAAAgagatttttggccaaaccattcagatgttataagcaaaaacagctatttttcaTACCTCCTGACCACTAGATGGTGCTACACCAAAACtgtgcaggtagcctcaggtcatggttGTTATAACACACATCAAGTTTGGTCTTAATACATCAAACCGTTGTGGAGATACAGCTTCACATCCATTTTTGTGCGTATTTCGTCAAATTCGTTCAGGCGTTATTTAAGAACAGATCGAAAATggtaatcaacttgaattccataactttttgccagcatggtctgaagatgatatGAGCCAATtctggtgaaaatcagacaaagcATCTAGGACGAATTCGAAAATGTAGGTTTTTCGAATTATCAAAAATAGCGCAAAAACTAAACTTTacgatttttacattttaattttcattcaacttgccatgagccaaggaatcagaagaataaagaattttctttctaggttcaaaagttattagcataaacatgagtgaaactttggacaagtggtggcgctacaGCGTTTGAGTTAGAGACACCAAATTTTCTGTGGTTAATGATTAAACTATCCTCCATCattgtgccaaatttcataactttcccgcaagttgttctatgggctgccatagactcaaaAGCCgaagaagaaatggaagaataataataagaacgcCAAAggatacaataaaaaatgtttctctaacagcaaatcagcatattatattgattttggagtaatgatgctaaaatttagctttgatcacagaaataaattacattttaaaatagatttaaatagaaagcggttattttaaatagtaaaaatatttcaaaattttactgttttttctgtactttggatcaaataaatgcaggcttagtgagcagaagagacttcttcaaaaaacattaaaaatctttctgttcaaaatcttttgactggtagtgtagtttaAATACTTAAACACTTTTACACAAGACAGTTCATTATATATTTGCACATAAGGTAGACATTGTTTTGGCAGGATGTATTCTGATTAAACTCAACATGGGTGTTaatatttgttcttattttaaaatacacacagGAAGACATAAGTGCTTTCAGTAAGAGGAAAGACGGTAGTGCAAATAGTAGCAACCATTGCATTAACACTCGTGTTTAACACCACAACAAAAAAAGCATCCTGAGTTTTCTCAAATGGATCCTAATGAGTTCAGAATGATCTGAAGAGATGTACCATTACTGGTAATCAAGACTTGACTTATTCGCAATTTGAATTCTTGTTGAACCACTAGCAGCATTTAGAGAGTGAGTAAAGAGTATGTTGCATTTGCAATTGCAGGTTGCAGACGTTACCCAAGTACTGGTTAAGACTGTGACCACATTTACACGCAAAGTGATTTCTGGctaggattaaaaaaaaacattcacagcAACTGGAATATTCCTGTATACATGTAGTTagcatatgcatttttttctgctaTTCTCTGGTGGAAATACTGGGGATTTTAGTCATTCTGAATAGTAATGCTGACAACTCGGAGATATTTTAACGTTTGTCTAAATACTTCTTACTTTGTTCAAACATTGTTCATGCCTAACTACATACATTTAGACATGCACAGATATAAACAAACAGCTGACCTTACTAATGCAGTGTTTACTTGTCTCAAAATTATGATTAATATAAGCATAAGTCAGAATATTGCTTTAATAAGGTCATGGAAATCAGGTTACTGCAGACTAAAATTTTCATGTGCATGTAAACGTGGTCACTTGCAGCAATTACTATATAATAGAATTGAGTTATTTACACAACCGTAAATGAATGTGGGCATCAGAGATTGAGGAAGGAAAAGGCAGACACTTGCTCACTAGATGTGTGTGAGCTTGCAGTTCTCTCACAGCTTTTCTCAATTGCACAGTCTGTGCCTGTAGTGGCTTCTACACTTATATGGGCGTCTGACTCGACAGGAACAGGCTCGACCAAACACACAGGTTTGCTCTTGTTGACAAGCTCCATTCCACTGAAGAGTGAAAGTCTGGGTTGTTCTGAGATCTTAGCGGTTTCCGTGTTCCTGTGTTCCCCTTCTTCTTGTTGTCTTTTCATATGAGACGTAGATGCAGTGGCGTTACCCTGTAGGTTTTGTGTAGATGGGGTTTCTTCTGATGGGATAATAGAGGTTGCGTTTTCTCCTAGTTGTCCCGGAACAAAAGAGGTGGTTGTAGATTCAGAGGCCTGACCTGAAGGCAAAGAGCTGGTGGAGGTTGGACGTCCAACACGGTCACATTTGGAATTTGTGACACAACCAAGCAAGGCCTCAAACTGCCTTAAGAGCTAATTAAACAAAAGCAATTTGTTAGTCCTACATAACTACAAAGATAATAGcactacactaaaaaaaaaattgatgtaGAAACTGTTTTTGCTAGTAATGTTtgctcagaaattgctagtaatttTCACACTTAGTCACAAAAAACCCATTGAATTaagggattagttcacttccagaatgataaattcataatttactcaccccattgtcatccaagatgttcatgtcttttcctcaaggtttttgaggaaaacattccaggatttttctcaatttaAAGGACTTCAATgcgagccaatgggttgaaggtccaaattgtactttcaatgcagcttcaaatgactctaCACGATCCAAGCCAAGAAAAATAGGGTCTTATCTTACGAGACAATCTTTCAAACAATCTTGTTTTGCAAGgggtgtttgacttttttttgcatatttgctttgtaaacactgggtcggtacttccgcatACATCATGCGTGactttccaatgtgactacgtaatgcgCCAAGATGAGCTAGTGcaaaacgagcatttgtggttaaatatatttattgggccccactgaagtccactatatggagaaaaatcctggaatttttcCTCAAAAGTCTTCAttcagggttcccacaccttggtaaacttaaaattcaaggacctttcaagGACATTCCAGGTCCAACACCCTCAAATGCAAGACTTAATATGGGAgacatttcaagtgagagcaaggttacaCCATGTTACATCACGTTTTAGCGGTTTCAGCctatttttgcaatgttttacCATGTGTCAGTGAAACACTGAGGTAGTAGTAGTTTTGTGCGCACGTGAACGTTATGGCAATGTACAACACAAAGTACCTCACGTGGGAAACACAACGTAGCAGTGTGCAATATGACGACTTTTGATCGTGTCTTGctataaacatttcaaatgcgTGCTGTTCTGACGTGCGCTTTTCCATAGCGCGTAAATCTGAAGTGCGTGCACACTAAAAGCTTAATTACTAAACTAAGTTATGTATGCGCTAATACTGTCAAAACACACAAggtttacatataaacacagctgcttatgtctaaagtgaaagtaaacaattgagagaaaaacagaTGCGTGCCTGTATATTACTTGTGTGCAGCTCTTAAAGCGACAGTACTTACATGCTGCCGCttgtcattaaagggatagttcacccaaaaattataattctgtcattatttactcacttaaATGTTGACTCAAATGTTCTTTCTTGtgctaaacacaaaataagatattttgaagaatgtgggtagcTGGTCCCCTTTGAATTTAGTAAtagaaatgatcaaataaataatgttcaacagaaaaagcaactcattcaggtttaaaacaacctgagagtgagtaaatgatggtatAAACATGCTCTTGACTGTTTAACACAGTTGCTTTAATAAGAGTCAATGTAGGCTACAATTGATGTATacagtgtataaatatatagtgttttaatttttacattagcTAATTCCATTTCTTGAATGCTATTGCTAAATACGCCTACtgtatctgaaaaataaagcactgtttgttttatttgtattatgtttatttgtaatgtgtgtctttgttcttatttttttaataacaaagttaaaataatgacaaagatTTTTATATTCGCTTACTTTGGCCTGAATATCTgccattcttttttattttatactttgttACCTTGAaaggctttgtttttaaaaaaaggaaaattagtTTGGCTGTACTGCTCAGGCAACTTTCAAAATAGTAAAACCAAGATGACAAAGAATTGTGATAAAATCATGAAGcgttatttttctgaaaaaaatcatgATATGATATTTTTGCCTTATCGCCCACCCCTAACTTAACGTAACGCGTAAGTGCATGTAACTAACGTAAATCAAGCAAGCTTGTATTCATAGGCCACAAAGTGTTGGTGAAATAACACACAAGTGAACCGGAGGGAATAATATGGAATTTTTTCCAAGAAAActtcttgcacaaaataaattcaaggaCTTTCAAGGGCCTGTATCTATGTACTATAtgcttattttcaaaaactagggccttgaaatttttttttgagattcacaaactttcaaggatttcaaggacGCATGGGAACCctgttaatttcttttcgaatgaagaaagaaagacatgaataccTTGGATGACATTGGGGGTAAGAATtcttattctggaagtgaactaatcatttaaaggtgataataaaatacattttattttgaaaaactttgGCCATTGTGTAGGGCAGCTGTTACCTTTGTTGCCTTGTTGGCGACAGGGCCTGCAGTTTCTTTGCTAAGTTGTGCGAGGCGtttgtgtattatattataaatatggtCTAGAGAGAGGAAATCTGAAGACATCAGGCAGGCTAGAGCACACAACGCCCTCTGCAGGAAGGAAATACAAACTGGTTATGCTGGTTATGATATCAAAATAATAGCTCATACAAGTTAAAGTGATAGTCacccaaaatgcattttttgaatGCTCAtcgactgacacagaagagaagaaattgttgaataaagttgttattttcgCTTTTCTCtaatgccacatggactattttaacaatgtccttactacatttctgggtcttgaacgtggtagttgtgttactttctatgcagggtcagaaagctcttggatttcatcaaaaatatcttaatttgcgttctgggtttggtttggaacgacatgaggctgAATAattaagacagaattttcattttgggtgaactatgtctttaaataaagattTAGGATGAATAATATTCTAACAGAATAGGACACTTTACCATTTGGACGATTTGTGTGTGGTCCTGGAGTTTGCGAGACAGAAGTTCAACAACGACCTCACAGTTGAGAGTGGagcatctgaaaaaaaatagacaATCAAGACAAAATTTTAGCAATGACACTGCATGCATTGACATTACATCCAAATAGTGTACTGTAGATGAATACTTGGCTGCACTGATGTCAAAATCATGCACATGTATCATAATGAATTATTTACTCTTTGATAAAATGCTGGCTCTCCTCTCTGGACAGGAAGACTTTGGAACCACTGGTCAGTCGGTTGATAAGTGCCGTCTCTTGACCACAATCCCCCAACTGAATGGCCTCCACACTAATTCAAATCAAGACAAAtatcacagaattttcatgtgAATCTCGCACAACTTCAAAAGAATCAAATTTtgatttgtgaaatttaaaatctcattctcctttctttaaagaaattaatttttatttaaaaaggatgcaataaattgattaaaagtaacagtaaagacatctataattttttctaataaatgctgttcttttacataataataatataataattatttatttaataataaatgtttcttgagcaccaaatcaacacattgcacgatttctgaaggatcatgtgacactgaagactggagtaatggctgctgaaaattcagctttgcatcacgtgaataatgtaaattatagtaaattaaaatatttggagagcataagacacttttttcaaaacatttaaaaaatgcccaAGTATAACACATATAACTACAGTAATATCTGTTATATGGTAAAATTTGTTGTATACTGCCTATAATGtttgctgatttatttttatatatatataaaaaaattaaaactttatacACAAAACTTTTTACTGTAATACAGTTATAAATTACCGCTTTACAGTAATGATAATCTGATGTTCACTAAGAAtgagaaatgacaaaaaaaaaacaaacatgcaaaattCATTATGATAAAGAAAGTTTATACTTAATTTCACTGTCATAATTTAACGGTCTTAAAATAAGcctatgtaatataaaaaaaataaaatcaaaaaataaaacataatacatacccaccacacacatacatatattacacatactgtatatataatatatatatatatatatatatattatgtaaaatctTTCTAAATACACAttcaaaatagattttattttttatttcttgtgaTTTTGTAGCAAAATATGACAAATGACATTGGATGCCGTTGTTTTAATACTGGAAATGCCAGCATTAAAATTTCCCCTTAGCTATGCAATGACCTGGTGTTAATAACCTCAAACACTTGAGAAAGCAATGTGTGCTGACCTCCATCAAGGACAAAAGGCCTGTAGCAGTCTGTCCCTTACCGCTCCAATAGGTCACCGCTTTCCCGACTCGCCCCGGAGTGGCTGCCCGAGCCGCCCGACTTACTGCTTCCTCCCAATGAGGTCTGGCTGGCTTCCGCAGTCTCCTGGGATGAGTTGTGGGAGGAGCTGTGCCCACTGTCCGTTTCCTCCCAGCCTCCACCAGCCTGCCCTGGGCACCTGTGAGACGCTGCAAGGAGGCGAAATAGTCATTTCTTTGACATTCTTAACATGCACTTGACCTGCTTTTAAAATCGGCACATGGCTCACCTCTATGGCCGTGGGATTGGGTGTTGTAGGCACATGCTGGCACTGCCATCTCCACAGTAGCAGAGGGCGCCACCACAGCGTGGTAGTGGTTGTCATGGAGACGGATGCCAGGATGCTCCGTTGGAGGAAGGACAGCGCTGGCAACCACTTCGGCAGCTTTCTGAATCTTGTCCAACAGAGTCCCTCCACCTGAACGAGTGAGGTAAACATAAGACAGGACAACTTCCAATTGTAAATATTAGCTGAGCTCAGAAGTAGGATGAATGATATTAAATGTCTGTTTCTTACTGGACTCTTTCCTTCCTGGGCTGTATCCGAACCCCTGCATACCAGACCTGAGTGACTCTGAGCCCATTCCTGCAAACAAAAACCTTGGTATATATCATACACATACTGTTAACTTATATTAAAACAAGCTAAATAGAgacattcaaaaacacaaatccTGGTTCACTCACCCACAGATTGTGTCACTGTTTTGTTTGGAGACAGTCCAGAATCTGGAGACATGGTATCGTTAAAGAGCAGGCTAGCCAGCTcctgtaaaaacaaacagtggCTCAATtcagatgaacgaaggtcttacgggtttggaacgacaacgagggtgagtaattaatgacagaatttaaatttttgggtgaactctccaTTTAATTGATTAATGACATAGATCTTTGCACACAGATAGACAATTTTACCTGAGCTGAGCTTCTGACTTTCTGAAAGAGAGCATTTCCATGGATGGGGTCTGGGGGACCACTGtaggctaaaaaaaaatacatttatttattttttttttaaaagcagccTCTTATGCTTAACAAGGAAGCATTTACTTGataaaaaatagagtaaaatagTAATGCTCTGAAATAATATTACGATTTAACTTAACTATGTtctgttttactatatttaaaatgaaatttattcctgcaatggcaaagcttaatttttttagcatcattactccagtcttaagtgtcacatgatccttcagaaatcattctaatatgctgattttgtgctcaaGACGCATAGGTCTTTGCAAACTTTTATCACAATATAAATTATTGCTTTGCCATTAAATGATTTCCCAGTTTGGCTGGCATCATCAATCCATCCCATTTTTCACATCATACAGAGACCACTTTCCAATCCAATCAACAATCCAATCAATTCCCGTGGCTGAAACCAAGTCACAccctacatttttatttttttatcttattgaATAGCCTGTTTCATCTTGACTGTAAGAGTTCAATCGTTACCAATGCTCTGGTTTAATTGATTAAAACGTTATAGTTTTAAGTGCGTACACCGACTCTTTAGAATCAGTTAAAggtttagttcacccaaaaattaaagttctgtcatgaattactcaccctcatgtcgttccaaacacataagaccttcgttcatcttaggaacacaaattaagatatttttgatgaaatccaagagcttttttacatgcatagacagcaacgtaactaccacgttcaaggcccagaaaggtagtaaggacatcagtaaaatggtccatgtgacatcagtggtacaactgtaatttta
Proteins encoded in this window:
- the tepsin gene encoding AP-4 complex accessory subunit Tepsin translates to MSVWFVKTFLGRQDLHCHPPCEQWYTDKRKNTDFFTMASLLERLVFLQKVPTLMRATSDDESPCPGYLFEEIGKISHESVGCCQCLLEYLLERLQVESCHVKLKVLKILLHLCGHGPPHFLTELRRNATFIQEVIAYSGPPDPIHGNALFQKVRSSAQELASLLFNDTMSPDSGLSPNKTVTQSVGMGSESLRSGMQGFGYSPGRKESSGGTLLDKIQKAAEVVASAVLPPTEHPGIRLHDNHYHAVVAPSATVEMAVPACAYNTQSHGHRASHRCPGQAGGGWEETDSGHSSSHNSSQETAEASQTSLGGSSKSGGSGSHSGASRESGDLLERVEAIQLGDCGQETALINRLTSGSKVFLSREESQHFIKECSTLNCEVVVELLSRKLQDHTQIVQMRALCALACLMSSDFLSLDHIYNIIHKRLAQLSKETAGPVANKATKLLRQFEALLGCVTNSKCDRVGRPTSTSSLPSGQASESTTTSFVPGQLGENATSIIPSEETPSTQNLQGNATASTSHMKRQQEEGEHRNTETAKISEQPRLSLFSGMELVNKSKPVCLVEPVPVESDAHISVEATTGTDCAIEKSCERTASSHTSSEQVSAFSFLNL